The Alnus glutinosa chromosome 7, dhAlnGlut1.1, whole genome shotgun sequence genome includes a region encoding these proteins:
- the LOC133872357 gene encoding protein MIZU-KUSSEI 1 has protein sequence MKQQELIALQRSSSAARSTRRILPSSHSRSSSSFPRETEEISDNLLVPKHYSPAYVSDQLSKPHFPKRLSSLLRSFLSFLSFPTILPTCKWLSIPSNLSLNPSLGRKVTGTLFGLRRGHVSFAVQLDPRSEPLLLLELAMSTSSLVKEMSSGLVRIALECEKVGPAQPGRSRKLFQEPTWTMYCNGRKCGYAMSRTCGESDWHVLGTVQSVSVGAGVIPVVENGKKSGGSSEGELLYMRARFERVVGSRDSEAFYMMNPDGNGGPELSIFLLRI, from the coding sequence ATGAAACAACAAGAACTAATCGCCCTCCAAAGAAGCAGCAGCGCCGCCAGAAGCACAAGAAGGATCCTCCCCTCCAGCCACAGTCGCTCCTCGTCGTCTTTCCCACGTGAAACAGAAGAAATCTCCGATAACCTCCTCGTCCCAAAACACTACTCTCCGGCATATGTCTCCGACCAACTCTCGAAACCCCACTTCCCCAAAAGGCTCTCCTCCCTTCTGCGCTCGTTCCTCAGCTTCCTCTCCTTCCCCACCATTCTCCCCACCTGCAAATGGCTCTCCATCCCTTCCAATCTCTCCCTCAATCCCTCCCTCGGCCGCAAAGTCACAGGAACTCTCTTCGGTCTCCGGAGAGGCCACGTCAGCTTCGCCGTTCAGCTCGACCCGCGCTCCGAACCCTTACTACTCCTCGAGCTCGCCATGTCGACCTCGTCGTTGGTCAAAGAGATGTCGTCCGGTCTAGTCCGCATCGCGCTCGAGTGCGAGAAGGTTGGACCGGCTCAACCCGGCCGGTCCAGAAAGCTCTTCCAGGAGCCGACGTGGACCATGTACTGTAATGGGAGGAAGTGCGGGTACGCGATGTCGCGCACGTGCGGGGAGTCCGACTGGCACGTGCTGGGGACGGTGCAGAGCGTGTCGGTCGGTGCCGGAGTGATTCCTGTTGTGGAGAATGGGAAGAAGAGCGGCGGGTCGTCGGAGGGGGAGTTGCTGTATATGAGAGCGAGGTTCGAGCGAGTGGTGGGGAGCCGTGACTCGGAGGCCTTTTACATGATGAACCCTGACGGCAATGGAGGGCCCGAGCTCAGTATTTTTCTTCTGAGAATATGA